From a region of the Rhipicephalus microplus isolate Deutch F79 chromosome X, USDA_Rmic, whole genome shotgun sequence genome:
- the LOC119162045 gene encoding beta-1,3-galactosyltransferase 1 gives MQPSGVIVQERVANEIARYGDIIQADFRDTYRNLTLKSVFLLKWAFMYCSRAQFLLKTDDDVFVNVPNMVRLLTQLKRAKRQTGPFVISNMRRNSTAERSLGHKNYLPLSVFSKDDLPLYGSGTAYAMSHDAVRPLFTEALLTPFLYVEDIFITGLVAQKVGIDKIHSKCFVCCRPIQNVCEYRSLVTAHLPKPEYMRDVWSFVRNSSAVCPSPSERTPC, from the exons ATGCAGCCGAGCGGAGTGATCGTGCAAGAGCGTGTGGCCAACGAGATCGCCCGCTACGGTGACATCATACAAGCCGATTTTCGGGACACGTACCGCAACTTGACGCTCAAGTCTGTATTCCTGCTCAAGTGGGCCTTCATGTACTGCTCGCGCGCCCAATTCCTATTGAAAACAGACGACGATGTTTTCGTCAACGTTCCCAACATGGTGCGCTTGCTAACGCAACTGAAACGTGCGAAGCGCCAAACAGG GCCCTTCGTGATCAGTAACATGCGGCGCAACAGCACTGCCGAGCGCTCCTTGGGACACAAAAACTACCTTCCGCTATCGGTGTTCTCCAAGGATGACCTGCCCCTGTACGGTTCCGGCACCGCCTACGCAATGTCGCACGACGCCGTGCGACCCCTGTTCACGGAGGCCCTGCTTACACCGTTCCTGTACGTCGAAGACATCTTCATCACTGGCCTCGTGGCCCAGAAG GTGGGCATCGACAAGATCCACTCTAAGTGCTTTGTGTGTTGCCGGCCGATCCAGAATGTGTGCGAATACCGGTCCCTGGTCACGGCGCACTTGCCTAAACCGGAGTACATGAGGGACGTGTGGAGCTTTGTGCGAAATTCCAGCGCCGTGTGCCCCAGTCCCAGTGAACGGACTCCATGCTGA